A section of the Clostridium felsineum DSM 794 genome encodes:
- a CDS encoding MATE family efflux transporter, whose protein sequence is MVKNLATDMTEGNIPKHIVKFAIPLVLGNLFQLTYNASDSIIVGRFVGKNALAAVGIANPIMNIVMFFIVGICLGASVLMSEYYGAGNIKKLRREISTTVIAGFIFTIVVIILCVTFTEPILRLVKTPEVIIPEAVIYLRIIFISLIFTFLYNIYAAALRSIGDSKNPLLFLMISAVLNVVMDIIFVVWLKMGVAGSAIATSIAEMMSCVFCIVYVYFKIPILKFSLKDMILDRSLLKITVNYSWATAMQQTCLYIGKFMVQGAVNSLGVDAIAAFNAVNRVDDFAFAPEQSISNAMTTFLAQNRGAKKVSRIKKGFYSGLKLETLYWCILVGIVFFGATPIMKLFVNANETNVINTGSYYLKLMAFFYLLPSWTNGVQGYFRGMGDMKVTLRSTFAQMVGRVGFSYILAPRMGMVGIAFSCLGGWIVMLAYEVPFLIKHRRNFNNKIAESSM, encoded by the coding sequence ATGGTGAAAAATTTGGCTACAGATATGACAGAAGGAAATATACCCAAACATATAGTTAAGTTTGCTATTCCACTGGTTTTAGGAAATCTTTTTCAACTTACCTATAATGCATCAGATTCAATCATTGTTGGAAGGTTTGTTGGAAAAAATGCTTTAGCAGCTGTAGGAATAGCGAATCCTATTATGAATATAGTTATGTTTTTTATAGTTGGAATATGTCTTGGAGCCTCTGTTCTTATGAGTGAATACTATGGAGCAGGGAATATAAAAAAATTAAGAAGAGAGATTTCTACTACAGTTATAGCAGGATTTATATTTACAATAGTAGTAATTATTTTATGTGTAACTTTTACAGAACCTATATTAAGATTAGTAAAAACACCAGAGGTTATAATTCCAGAGGCGGTAATTTATCTCAGAATTATATTTATTAGTCTTATATTTACATTTTTGTATAATATATATGCGGCAGCACTTAGGAGCATAGGAGATTCTAAAAATCCACTTTTATTTTTAATGATATCAGCAGTTCTAAATGTGGTAATGGACATTATATTTGTAGTGTGGCTAAAAATGGGAGTTGCAGGTTCAGCTATTGCAACATCTATTGCTGAGATGATGTCTTGTGTATTTTGTATTGTATATGTATATTTTAAAATACCTATATTAAAATTTTCTCTTAAGGATATGATTCTTGACAGGTCACTTTTAAAGATAACAGTAAATTATAGTTGGGCAACAGCAATGCAGCAAACATGCCTTTATATAGGAAAATTCATGGTACAAGGTGCTGTTAACTCATTAGGAGTAGATGCAATTGCTGCATTTAATGCAGTAAACCGAGTAGATGATTTTGCATTTGCACCAGAACAAAGTATAAGTAACGCTATGACTACATTTTTAGCTCAAAATAGAGGAGCTAAAAAAGTAAGCCGTATAAAAAAAGGTTTTTATTCAGGTTTAAAGTTGGAAACACTTTATTGGTGTATACTTGTGGGCATAGTGTTTTTTGGAGCTACACCTATAATGAAATTGTTTGTAAATGCCAATGAAACTAATGTTATAAATACAGGTTCCTATTACCTTAAGTTAATGGCATTTTTCTATTTGCTTCCTAGTTGGACAAATGGTGTGCAAGGATACTTCAGGGGTATGGGAGATATGAAGGTTACTTTAAGATCCACGTTTGCTCAAATGGTGGGGAGAGTTGGTTTTTCATATATACTAGCGCCTAGAATGGGAATGGTAGGAATAGCCTTTAGCTGTCTTGGTGGATGGATAGTTATGTTAGCCTATGAAGTACCTTTCTTAATAAAGCATAGAAGAAACTTTAACAATAAAATAGCAGAGAGTTCAATGTAA
- a CDS encoding LysR family transcriptional regulator produces the protein MEIRHLQTFVSVVENNGFTRAAEDLGYAQSTITAHIKMLEEELGQSLFDRLGKKIVITSFGRELLPYAREMLKIYREINNISKNAEEVKGELVIGAGESLSIYRLDKILRKYKEKYPKVSIVLKNSTCSDLRKRLYSGEFDVIFTIEPNIQDDNLVIKKLKEEKMVMIYSTKPLNSENIILSEKGCSLRNSFEHYLELNKVKYKNPLEMSSIEAIKRCVINGLGVSVLPLYSIRQELKNNSIKAKDMDEAFDKYCSKIIYHKNKKVFPAMEKFIEIVLEEAKNWN, from the coding sequence ATGGAAATAAGACATCTACAAACCTTTGTTTCTGTAGTAGAGAATAATGGGTTTACAAGAGCAGCAGAGGACTTAGGATACGCTCAATCAACTATTACGGCGCATATTAAAATGCTTGAAGAAGAACTAGGACAATCACTATTTGATCGTCTTGGTAAAAAAATAGTGATAACAAGTTTTGGAAGAGAACTACTGCCCTATGCTAGAGAAATGCTAAAAATATATAGAGAAATAAATAATATTAGTAAAAATGCAGAAGAGGTTAAAGGAGAACTAGTAATTGGTGCGGGTGAGTCATTATCAATATATAGACTTGATAAAATACTAAGAAAATACAAAGAAAAATATCCTAAAGTATCTATAGTCTTGAAAAACTCAACTTGTAGTGATTTGAGAAAAAGACTCTATAGTGGTGAGTTTGATGTGATATTTACTATTGAACCTAATATTCAAGATGATAATCTTGTTATTAAAAAATTAAAGGAAGAAAAAATGGTTATGATATATAGCACTAAGCCTTTAAATAGTGAAAATATAATACTTAGTGAAAAAGGGTGTAGCTTAAGGAATTCGTTTGAACACTATTTGGAGTTAAATAAAGTAAAATATAAAAATCCTTTGGAAATGTCTAGTATAGAGGCAATTAAAAGATGTGTGATAAATGGGCTTGGAGTATCCGTGCTGCCATTATATTCAATCAGGCAGGAACTAAAGAATAATAGTATAAAAGCGAAGGATATGGATGAAGCCTTTGATAAGTATTGTTCTAAGATAATTTATCATAAAAATAAAAAAGTGTTTCCTGCTATGGAGAAATTCATAGAAATAGTTTTAGAGGAAGCAAAGAACTGGAATTAA
- a CDS encoding VOC family protein — protein sequence MNLSFKITSLYVCVKDMSRTIDFYENLLDIKVTEKSEIYSVFDINGFRYGLFAYKKTAEEKTWGNNCLPSFEVNNMDLFIKKLKKLNCSIVFPLTIIGKNKVLEFIDSEENTIEITSPID from the coding sequence GTGAACTTATCTTTTAAAATAACTTCACTATATGTATGTGTAAAAGATATGAGTAGAACTATAGACTTTTATGAAAATCTATTAGATATAAAAGTTACTGAAAAAAGTGAAATCTATAGTGTTTTTGATATAAATGGTTTTAGATATGGTTTATTTGCATATAAAAAAACTGCTGAGGAAAAAACTTGGGGCAATAATTGTCTTCCAAGTTTTGAGGTAAATAATATGGATTTATTTATAAAAAAATTAAAAAAATTAAACTGTTCTATAGTATTTCCTTTAACCATTATAGGGAAAAATAAAGTTTTAGAATTTATTGATAGCGAGGAAAATACTATTGAAATAACATCTCCTATAGACTAA
- a CDS encoding nitroreductase family protein — protein MMKVNTEKCIGCSKCVKDCFPNDIEIIDGKAKINNEVCIKCGHCIAICPMNAISTDEYDMEEVKEYNKDEFSIDPDNLMNFIKFRRTIRQFKNKDVEEDKITKIIEAGRFTQTGSNTQDVAYIVVKDKIKELKDLVLKSLKEIGENILENLEDDNSPMKRYADMWIKMYNAYKEDPVKNDKLFFNAPAVIVTTSPSPVNAALASSNMELMVDALGLGTFFSGFFILAAQNSKEIQELLGVKEGKQIVTCMVLGYPNVTYKRTVPRKKAEISWK, from the coding sequence ATGATGAAAGTAAATACTGAAAAGTGTATTGGTTGTAGTAAATGTGTAAAGGATTGTTTCCCTAATGATATAGAAATTATTGACGGTAAGGCAAAAATAAATAATGAAGTCTGTATTAAGTGTGGACATTGTATTGCAATATGTCCTATGAATGCAATATCAACAGATGAATATGACATGGAAGAAGTAAAAGAATATAATAAGGATGAATTTTCTATAGATCCAGATAATTTAATGAATTTCATAAAGTTCAGAAGAACTATAAGACAATTCAAGAATAAGGATGTAGAAGAAGATAAGATAACAAAGATTATTGAAGCCGGGAGATTCACACAAACAGGAAGCAATACTCAAGATGTAGCATATATAGTGGTTAAGGATAAAATAAAAGAACTAAAGGATTTAGTATTAAAATCTTTAAAAGAAATTGGCGAAAATATACTTGAAAACTTAGAAGATGATAATTCTCCAATGAAAAGATATGCTGATATGTGGATTAAAATGTACAATGCATATAAAGAAGATCCAGTAAAAAATGATAAATTATTCTTTAATGCACCAGCGGTTATAGTTACCACATCTCCTTCACCTGTAAATGCAGCACTAGCATCTTCAAATATGGAACTTATGGTAGATGCCTTAGGTCTTGGAACTTTCTTTAGTGGGTTCTTTATATTAGCAGCTCAAAATAGTAAAGAAATTCAAGAATTATTAGGAGTTAAGGAAGGTAAGCAAATAGTTACTTGTATGGTGCTTGGATACCCTAATGTAACATATAAGAGAACTGTTCCTAGAAAGAAAGCAGAGATAAGCTGGAAATAA
- a CDS encoding amino acid permease, translated as MTSKKEQKHELKRTLTARHMNMIAIGGSVGTGLFFASGSAISTAGPGGALLAYIITGALIYILMMSLGEMSTLLPISGSFETYATRFVDPALGFTLGWNYWFSWSICVASELVAGSIIVKFWFPHTNTTICSIGFLLIIFILNILSAKAYGESEYWFSSIKVVTIIIFIIIGVLMIFGIMGNDSPGFQNWVLSGGGQKAPFVGGIAAIINVFLVAGFSFSGTEIVGLAAGETENPEENVPKAIKSVFWRILLFYICSIIIIGFLVPFNDKNLLKSGVNNIAYSPFTMVFAKCGIAFAASAMNAVILTSVLSCGNSGLYVSSRMLYSLAKEGKAPKFLAKVNKRGVPMNALYVTAIVASTAFLSSLIGEGKVYYLLYNASGITALFAWLGIGICHYRFRKAYVAQGRDLKDLKFKAKFYPYGPILAIILCVIIIFGANIWIFQAPTFSWFDFISNYICIPIFIALYLIYKFVKKTKVVPLEECNFEYKKKD; from the coding sequence ATGACGTCTAAAAAAGAACAAAAGCATGAACTTAAGAGAACGCTGACAGCAAGGCATATGAACATGATAGCAATAGGAGGCTCTGTTGGGACAGGTCTTTTTTTTGCCAGTGGAAGTGCAATAAGTACAGCAGGACCAGGCGGGGCGCTTCTTGCATATATAATCACAGGAGCACTAATCTACATATTGATGATGTCATTGGGAGAGATGTCAACATTACTACCAATTTCGGGTTCCTTTGAAACATACGCTACTAGATTTGTAGATCCAGCATTAGGTTTTACTTTAGGGTGGAATTACTGGTTTTCTTGGTCTATATGTGTGGCATCAGAATTAGTTGCAGGATCTATTATAGTTAAGTTTTGGTTTCCTCATACTAATACTACTATTTGTAGTATAGGATTTTTGCTTATAATTTTCATATTAAACATTCTTTCAGCTAAAGCTTATGGGGAAAGTGAATATTGGTTTTCAAGTATTAAGGTTGTAACTATTATTATATTTATTATAATTGGTGTGCTTATGATATTTGGAATTATGGGAAATGACTCACCAGGCTTTCAAAATTGGGTATTATCAGGTGGTGGTCAGAAAGCACCCTTTGTAGGAGGAATTGCAGCCATTATAAATGTATTTTTAGTTGCAGGCTTCTCATTCTCGGGTACGGAAATAGTTGGACTTGCCGCAGGAGAAACGGAAAATCCAGAAGAAAATGTTCCAAAGGCAATTAAGTCCGTTTTCTGGCGTATATTATTATTTTATATTTGCTCAATTATAATTATAGGATTTTTAGTTCCATTTAATGATAAAAACTTATTAAAATCCGGAGTAAATAATATAGCCTACAGTCCGTTTACAATGGTATTTGCTAAATGTGGAATAGCTTTTGCAGCAAGTGCCATGAACGCAGTAATTTTAACTTCAGTACTTTCTTGTGGAAACTCAGGGCTCTATGTGTCTTCACGTATGCTTTATTCTCTTGCAAAAGAAGGAAAAGCTCCTAAGTTTTTAGCAAAAGTAAACAAGCGTGGCGTACCTATGAATGCGTTATATGTTACAGCAATAGTTGCATCAACAGCATTTTTATCATCACTTATTGGTGAAGGAAAGGTATACTATCTTTTATACAATGCATCGGGAATAACAGCATTATTTGCATGGCTGGGTATAGGAATTTGTCATTATAGATTTAGAAAAGCTTATGTGGCTCAAGGTAGAGATTTAAAAGATTTGAAGTTTAAAGCTAAGTTCTATCCTTATGGTCCAATTTTAGCAATAATATTATGTGTAATAATAATATTTGGTGCTAACATATGGATTTTTCAGGCTCCAACCTTTAGCTGGTTTGATTTTATAAGTAATTACATCTGTATTCCTATATTTATAGCACTTTATCTAATATATAAGTTTGTTAAAAAGACTAAAGTAGTTCCACTTGAAGAATGTAATTTTGAATATAAAAAGAAAGACTAA
- a CDS encoding NADP-dependent oxidoreductase: MKAAQITKYSKKITAEINDIPIPEIGDTDVLVKVKVAAVNPLEMLIITGSVKLIQDYKFPLTLGNELTGVIEKIGESVQGFKVGDAIYSRLPLTKIGAFAEYAAISADAIGHLPSNLDFVTGAAAPLTGLTAYQGLHEELEAKAGETVFIPGGSGSFGQMAIPIAKAMGLKVVVSGNPQAQERTIAIGADQYIDYTTENYWELLSDIDYVIDALGPNEFQHELSTIKPGGRLLSLRTGPNKHFAIDHGFPGWKQKLFAVVGAKYDNKAKKKSIQYRFIFVRSDGTQLQKLTKIIEKNNIVPAVDPTEFRIEDINKALNLVAQGHTKGKVVIRF, encoded by the coding sequence ATGAAAGCAGCACAGATTACGAAATATTCAAAAAAAATTACAGCAGAAATTAACGACATTCCAATTCCGGAAATTGGTGATACTGATGTTTTAGTGAAGGTTAAAGTTGCTGCAGTCAATCCATTAGAAATGCTTATTATAACTGGAAGCGTAAAACTGATACAGGATTATAAATTCCCTTTGACACTTGGCAACGAACTTACCGGTGTGATTGAAAAAATAGGTGAAAGTGTCCAGGGCTTTAAGGTGGGAGATGCCATATATTCGCGCTTACCATTAACAAAAATCGGAGCTTTTGCCGAATATGCGGCAATCAGTGCAGATGCTATCGGGCATTTACCGTCTAATCTTGATTTTGTAACCGGGGCAGCTGCACCTCTAACTGGATTGACTGCTTATCAAGGCTTACATGAAGAATTGGAAGCTAAGGCTGGTGAAACAGTATTTATCCCTGGTGGTTCTGGATCTTTTGGTCAAATGGCCATTCCTATTGCCAAGGCTATGGGACTTAAGGTAGTAGTCAGCGGGAATCCGCAGGCACAAGAGCGGACAATAGCCATAGGTGCAGACCAATACATCGATTACACAACTGAAAATTATTGGGAACTGCTTAGTGATATAGATTATGTGATAGATGCCCTAGGTCCAAATGAATTTCAACATGAACTTTCCACTATAAAACCAGGCGGTCGACTTCTTTCTTTACGTACAGGTCCTAATAAGCATTTTGCCATTGATCATGGATTCCCAGGTTGGAAACAAAAGCTTTTCGCTGTTGTCGGAGCTAAATATGACAATAAAGCGAAAAAAAAGAGTATTCAATATCGTTTCATTTTTGTTCGCAGTGACGGTACACAATTACAAAAACTTACCAAAATCATTGAAAAAAATAACATTGTGCCAGCAGTGGATCCTACAGAATTCCGTATTGAAGACATTAATAAAGCACTGAATCTTGTGGCACAAGGTCATACAAAAGGTAAAGTAGTTATCAGATTTTAA
- a CDS encoding nitroreductase family protein has product MKLNIPIEETIKKRVSVRSYEAKKLSEIDKEKLLKEINQLTNPFGENVRIHLIEKDVVSNGEKLGTYGVIKGAQTYLGVSVDKSEYGLIAAGYQFENLILYATNMGLATVWLAATFSKAQFTTAMDIKDDELFPAISPIGYAADKRSITESIMRKTMKSDKRKAWEEIFFQDSFEKPLSKEESNMYTKPLEMLRLAPSATNAQPWRIVKKQGSYHFFETHKGNANEDEKMIKEVDLGIALSHFHQTALEAGLTGNFEKQSDFAIDIPENTNYIISWKNLD; this is encoded by the coding sequence ATGAAACTTAATATTCCTATAGAAGAAACTATCAAAAAAAGAGTAAGTGTAAGAAGCTATGAAGCTAAAAAGCTTTCAGAAATAGACAAAGAGAAATTATTAAAAGAAATAAATCAACTTACAAATCCATTTGGTGAAAATGTTCGAATTCACCTAATTGAAAAAGATGTAGTATCAAATGGAGAAAAGCTAGGCACATACGGAGTGATTAAAGGTGCACAGACATACTTAGGTGTTTCCGTTGACAAGAGTGAATATGGACTTATTGCAGCAGGATATCAATTTGAGAATTTGATTTTATATGCTACAAATATGGGACTTGCAACTGTTTGGTTGGCAGCAACATTTAGCAAAGCGCAATTTACAACTGCCATGGATATTAAAGATGATGAACTTTTTCCAGCAATTTCTCCAATAGGATATGCAGCAGACAAAAGGAGCATTACCGAAAGTATTATGAGAAAAACGATGAAGTCGGATAAACGAAAAGCATGGGAAGAGATTTTCTTTCAGGATTCCTTTGAAAAACCATTATCCAAGGAAGAATCAAATATGTACACAAAGCCTTTGGAAATGCTTCGCCTGGCACCTTCTGCTACCAATGCACAACCCTGGAGAATAGTGAAAAAACAAGGTTCATATCACTTCTTTGAAACACATAAAGGCAATGCAAATGAAGATGAAAAAATGATAAAAGAAGTGGATCTTGGAATTGCATTAAGTCATTTCCACCAGACAGCATTAGAAGCTGGATTAACTGGAAACTTTGAAAAGCAGTCAGATTTTGCAATTGATATTCCAGAGAATACGAACTATATTATTTCATGGAAAAATTTAGATTAA
- the mmuM gene encoding homocysteine S-methyltransferase yields the protein MVNPIKEVLTNFPLAILDGALATELEKRGLDLNDSLWSAKILAKNPEIIEEVHYDYFVSGADFAITSSYQASIEGFMQRGFSEKEAIKLIQNSVKIAQKARDRFWSDPKNRVNRTKPFIAGSVGPYGAYLADGSEYRGDYKIGEKELIDFHRTNVKLLLEARADILACETIPNLTEAKAIVKLLEEFSDAYVWISFSCRNGTEISDGTPIFECAEFLNKCSNVAAIGVNCTAPKYINSLIKEIKRTSDKPIIVYPNSGEDYDAVTKTWHGSSSSNSFSLSAKEWFLNGANIIGGCCRTTPADIKATYELLKSKY from the coding sequence ATGGTAAACCCTATTAAAGAAGTACTAACTAATTTTCCATTGGCTATTTTAGATGGCGCTCTTGCCACTGAACTTGAGAAACGCGGCTTAGATTTAAATGATTCTTTATGGTCAGCTAAAATTTTAGCTAAAAACCCTGAAATAATAGAAGAGGTTCATTATGACTATTTTGTATCTGGTGCTGATTTTGCAATAACCTCAAGCTATCAAGCTTCAATCGAAGGCTTTATGCAAAGAGGTTTTAGTGAAAAAGAAGCAATAAAGCTTATACAAAACTCAGTTAAAATTGCCCAAAAAGCTAGGGATAGATTTTGGAGTGATCCTAAAAATAGAGTAAATAGAACAAAACCTTTTATAGCTGGTTCTGTAGGTCCTTATGGTGCTTACCTTGCAGATGGCTCTGAGTACAGAGGAGATTATAAAATTGGAGAAAAAGAACTTATAGACTTCCATAGAACTAACGTTAAACTTTTATTAGAAGCTAGAGCTGATATTTTAGCTTGTGAAACTATTCCAAACTTAACTGAAGCCAAAGCCATAGTTAAACTACTTGAAGAATTTTCTGATGCATATGTTTGGATAAGCTTTAGCTGTAGAAATGGTACAGAGATAAGTGATGGTACTCCTATTTTTGAATGTGCTGAGTTTTTAAACAAATGTAGTAATGTTGCTGCTATTGGTGTAAACTGCACAGCCCCTAAATACATAAACTCACTTATAAAAGAAATAAAAAGAACTTCAGATAAACCTATAATTGTTTATCCAAATTCAGGTGAGGATTATGATGCAGTTACAAAAACTTGGCATGGCTCTTCTTCTAGTAACTCTTTTAGTTTAAGTGCTAAAGAATGGTTTTTAAATGGAGCTAATATTATAGGGGGATGTTGTAGAACTACTCCTGCCGATATTAAGGCAACCTATGAGCTTTTAAAAAGTAAATATTAA
- a CDS encoding LysR family transcriptional regulator: MNLQHLEYLKKIEETGNFTKAAEECSVTQPALSKAISKLEEELNAPLFKRNGRSIELTDFGKVFLKHSNIALIELNKGINEVRKMLLPNKSIISIASTHCIGSYFIPYLIGDFLNNNKDIRFEFSHESTNKILDDLKYGKISLGFYDDSSYVNKYREIHSEIISKEEYVLIVPKNHRLAKETEVSLKNLKNESFIVQNDSNKDSLISYSEFMKHTTEISLEHNEVSMIGGLVATGAGIAIIPKVPLINTNAVSVIKIKEEPIYKTIYIGWLKDSYMSPTTKKFIEHIIKNHSM, translated from the coding sequence ATGAATCTACAACATTTAGAATATTTAAAGAAGATAGAAGAGACAGGAAATTTCACCAAAGCTGCTGAAGAATGTTCCGTTACACAACCTGCACTTAGCAAAGCTATATCAAAATTAGAAGAAGAGTTAAATGCACCACTTTTTAAAAGAAATGGTAGAAGCATAGAATTAACAGACTTCGGTAAAGTGTTTTTAAAACATTCAAATATAGCCCTAATAGAATTAAATAAGGGTATTAATGAAGTAAGAAAAATGCTACTTCCTAACAAATCCATAATATCTATAGCCTCAACTCACTGTATAGGCTCGTACTTTATTCCCTATTTAATAGGAGATTTTTTGAACAATAATAAAGATATACGATTTGAATTTTCTCATGAATCTACAAATAAGATACTGGATGATTTAAAATATGGTAAAATATCTCTGGGCTTCTATGATGATTCTAGTTATGTTAATAAATACAGGGAAATTCATTCTGAGATTATATCAAAGGAAGAATATGTTTTAATTGTTCCTAAAAATCATAGACTTGCAAAGGAAACTGAGGTCTCTCTTAAAAATCTAAAGAATGAATCTTTTATAGTACAAAATGATAGCAATAAGGATAGTTTAATTTCTTACTCTGAATTCATGAAGCACACTACAGAAATATCCTTAGAACACAATGAAGTATCAATGATAGGTGGTTTGGTAGCTACTGGTGCAGGTATTGCAATAATTCCAAAAGTTCCTCTTATAAATACAAATGCAGTATCAGTTATAAAGATAAAAGAAGAACCAATATATAAAACAATATATATTGGTTGGCTAAAGGACTCTTACATGTCACCTACAACAAAAAAATTTATAGAGCATATAATTAAAAATCATTCTATGTGA
- a CDS encoding DJ-1/PfpI family protein encodes MKKILLLLANGFEAVEASVFTDVLGWNLLEGDGNTLVVTAGMHEKLKCTWNFTVLPEIKVENVNVDDFDALIVPGGFEEAGFFIDAYNKDFLNLISAFNNKNKIIASVCVGALPIGKSGVLKDRTATTYNLSNGKRQDELSKFGVKVMRNEPIVIDKNIITSYNPSTAFNVAFTLLEMLTTKDNCTKVKKLMGFLQ; translated from the coding sequence ATGAAAAAAATACTTTTATTATTAGCAAATGGTTTTGAAGCTGTAGAAGCCAGTGTTTTTACAGATGTACTAGGTTGGAACCTTTTAGAAGGTGATGGAAATACACTTGTAGTAACTGCTGGAATGCATGAAAAGCTAAAATGTACTTGGAATTTTACAGTACTACCTGAAATTAAAGTAGAGAATGTTAATGTAGATGATTTTGATGCTCTCATAGTTCCCGGTGGCTTTGAAGAAGCTGGATTTTTTATCGATGCCTATAATAAAGATTTCTTAAACTTAATAAGCGCTTTCAATAATAAAAATAAAATAATAGCTTCTGTATGTGTAGGTGCCCTTCCAATTGGAAAAAGTGGAGTATTAAAAGACCGGACTGCTACTACTTATAATCTAAGCAATGGAAAAAGACAAGATGAGCTATCCAAATTTGGCGTAAAAGTTATGAGAAATGAACCAATTGTAATAGACAAAAATATAATAACCTCCTACAATCCTTCTACTGCATTTAATGTAGCATTTACACTTTTAGAAATGCTTACTACAAAAGATAACTGTACTAAAGTAAAAAAACTAATGGGCTTTCTTCAGTAA
- a CDS encoding TetR/AcrR family transcriptional regulator, protein MGRSKEFEENEVLQRAMELFWMQGYEKTSMNDLVKHMGIHRKSLYDTFGDKHSLYLKVIDRYAKYSTDKLNAEKLKSKTAYQTIQYIFDYIIEGNKDKHWGCLFVNAATEMGPWDKEVEEKTSESFKKVEDFIARIVREGQEAGEFSSNYDAEILGEILHNTLLGLRVLVRTSASKEKMHRIENFFLNLLSD, encoded by the coding sequence ATGGGACGAAGTAAAGAATTTGAAGAAAATGAAGTTTTGCAAAGAGCCATGGAATTATTTTGGATGCAAGGTTATGAAAAAACTTCTATGAATGATCTTGTAAAGCATATGGGAATACATCGCAAAAGCTTATATGATACCTTTGGTGATAAGCATTCACTATATCTAAAAGTGATCGACCGCTACGCAAAATATAGTACAGACAAACTAAACGCTGAAAAACTGAAATCAAAAACTGCGTATCAGACTATTCAATATATATTTGATTACATTATTGAAGGAAATAAGGATAAACATTGGGGATGTCTGTTTGTAAATGCAGCAACTGAGATGGGCCCCTGGGATAAAGAGGTAGAGGAAAAGACATCAGAATCGTTCAAAAAAGTAGAAGATTTTATAGCTAGGATTGTACGGGAAGGACAGGAGGCAGGTGAGTTCTCCAGCAATTATGATGCAGAAATTTTAGGCGAAATTTTACACAATACACTACTTGGGTTACGTGTACTCGTAAGAACGTCGGCAAGTAAAGAAAAAATGCATCGTATTGAAAATTTTTTTCTAAATTTGTTAAGTGACTAA